CCACTACAGCTGGCGGGGAATCTATTACCTTCTCTCTCTTTGAACACATCACAGTAAGTATACAATGTATGCATATATAATTGGGCAAAACTACACAAATTAAATTCCAAAAATAAGAGCAAATATTAAAcacttgagtttaaaaaaaaaaatcaaatataaatACACAATGTCCAACAATAAAGGCAACGTGAGTGACCACAATGCAAACCACTTCCATTCACCGGGGATTTTCTGAGCAGACAGTTAGTTGCCATTCACTTTAATTTTCCATCCTATTTTAATCTGTCTGTGACTTCTTGCACTGTTCCAACATAAGCCTTCCATCTAGGCAATTAGCAGCCTCCAGGActtaattcaacaatttcagtcaACTTGCTTTCTCTGTATCAGAACTGGACTGTTCTGTTGCAATGTTCCCCATTTGTAACATGAAACTTCCCATCCACTGCCTGATTTAACATCCTTTTTGAATCCCTTCCTTTTGGTTTCAACAGCTGGTCTGACCTGCccgttttgtttatttttaacttTTCTCAGAACCTCTAAACTGGGCAACCTTCTCCTCACCCTATGGGGGAATACCCTCCTCACCCTTGCTGCAATCTTTTCATGATTGAGGGTTATCAACCTTGAACAttaactgctctcaccccaaccatggactgtttaccctcctaccatccgggaggcgctacaggtctctccgttgccgaaccagcaggtcgaggaacagcttctttccagcggctgtcactctactcaacaacgtacctcggtgactgccaatcaccaccaccccccccaccccccgggacacttattattttttttattcaaatcgtttgctatgtcgctcttcaatggagatgctaaatgcatttcgttgtctctgtactgtacactgacaatgacaattaaaattgaatctgaatctgaatctgatatcttCTCTCACATGCTGCCAGACTGCAAAGTGTTTACAGCATTTTtcatttttacttcagatttccaacatcagcagttttgatttttttttttttaatagtcttTCTTAATCCTTTGGAGAACTTCAAATGTGAGATGGAgggaagagattgcagatgctggaatctttagggGGAAAAACAGAGGCCAGGAATTATCTGTGGAGTGAAATAgacaggtgatgcttcaggtcagaacccttcttcagactactgagAGGCTATGTTTAAAGCAACAAGTTGATGAAGAGAAGAAAATCTGTTTTACTGAATCCTTGAAGTAAAGATTGATGGATTTTTAAACCAGCAAGGGAAActgaaggggagagggtgggaaagTGAATGTGGGACAAGGTAGATCAGTTACATTTCTGAAGAACAAAGCATGCAGGAGGACCTGAATAGCCTGCTGTTTTTAAtccttgaaataaaaaaaaaacattatttcccAATTCCTATCATAAAACCATGTTACCCACAGAAATGCAACCATCCTTGCTGTTTCTCTCACATAGCACTCCTGTCAATTCAGCCATGTACCCTGTTCCTCCACCCCAAGCTCTCCATCCAGTGGATTCAATCTTTGATGCAATTTAATAATTAACCATTGGAGTTTAGTGGGTGCCTAGCATGGTCCACATTCATTCCCTATTGAAGGAAGCTGATTTTGTTcacttgttcaaacattcaggtGCTGAGTTTGTGCACATTTTCCTGCCATCATTGCTGTAGCTTATTTGAGCAATGTCTTAACTCAACAACCTAGTCTCTACAATTTTTAATAAGCAAGAAACAAGATAATTGACACATATCATTTAATTTTTGTAAACGTTTGTGCTCAAATAGGTAAGAATCTCAGAATTCTCATCCCGGTCACATCCTGACACCATCAAACTGGACATCATCAACAACCAACCTCGTAGCAAGACTGGTACTGAACCTACACATGGAACatctcacacttcaaagaccgACTTGGTTCGGGATGTAATCAGATCTGCTGAAGAAGCACAACTTGCCCAAAAGCATGCAAAAAGAACATTGATCAGAGATGAAGATAGAGAATATTGTCAAACTCAGGGTAACAGCCTCTACTCATTGTTGGAAGAAATTAAGGAAATGGCTCTTCAAGATGTTTCAGTGGGATAAGTATCAAGACTTTGGGTCCATTTATAATAATCAAAACCACCAATAGTAACAGATTTTTTAGCATATTTGATGCCAAGGTAGTCCAAACTAAATGGCTGGTGCCAGTTATTCAAACAACCCATAGGAATGCAGTTTGATGTTATTTGAAATACAAAATATGGTAATTAACAATGCAAAAGATGTAAAGATGTGGTGTTTTGAACAAGATGTATATATTCTAAGTTTTATTTAATGCATTTGGCACAAGGTTTTACCATTCATTTGCAGTCACCATACATGGTTTAGAAAATAAACGAATATAATAAGTAGTCTGTTTTGTTTTGTGCTTACAGCTGGTTTGAATTTTTTTGTACTCGTATGCAGCATACAATCCCATCATGTTCGCTAGAACTTTCCAATAAAGCAGGTTTATCTTACAGTAAGCTTAAAAAACTAGGTTTCATATTAGGAAGAAAATCTTTTTGGGAGCTCAATACCGTATTTCACACTCCCAGGAAACAAATCATGGTTTGAGACATTAGCTTCAGTGACATTTCTGGGCACCAGTAGTAAAACTGTGGTGAGAACACAGCCATGATTAGATTCCCAAATTCTATTTGCAATATAGTGATTTAGTATTTTTACAACTGTAGCAGTTCAGAATCTCTGTGAAATACTGCACAAATAAAACAGACATTGCATTAAATTCTTCACTTCTCACCTAATTGCAATGTCATACTTCAAAAAACAAAACTCTgtcatgtttaattgtcatctgtggAGGTTTCCAGCTGCTGATGAAGAAGCGTCCCTATCAATGTTCATTTTCTGCACTTCAGTGGCTTTCTGTAGTTTCAGAATTGTCTGTTGATTCAAAGGAGTCAATTGCTTTGTCTATAACTGTTAAGTCTTTTTGAATTTTCACAGCAGGACTGATCTCTGTTGGAATTTGAAATTCACCAAGTGGCTCAGAGAGTGCAGTTTTGGTTACCTCTTCCGAAGCTTTACTTTTTACATTTTCATCTTCAAACATATCAGGATCAAGTACCATCTTTTTATTTGGCTCCATGGACTGACTCGGGCACTGGGAATCTCCTTGATCTGAAATACAATGGGGAAAATGTTCCTGAATAATCTGCAGGCACTAATTAATTCAAATGGTTGTCTTTGAGATTCGGAATGATACTTCTCAGCTAACAAGCACTTTAGAATTACTTAATATGCAGTTCTAGATTTCCCCCATAACAGTCAAACAACACCGAAGCAGGCTctccagtccaacttgcccacatggacCAATCTTCCCCATCCACACTTGTCctatctgcccatgtttggctcatatacctctaaacctctcctgttCATGTTAGCTgcctaaatttattttaaatgccattatattcactgcctcaaccatctcctcgggcagctctttccatatacccaccaccttctgtgtgaaaatgtcactcctcagattcccattaatttTTTTCCCTCCTATCTTAAACAATAgacattagatgcaggagtaggctattcaagccagcacctccattcaatgtgatcatggctgatcatgcacaatcagtaccccaatcctgccttttgcccatatcccctactccgatatctttaagagccctatctagctctctctcgaaaagccctatctagctctcatgtgaaagtatccagataaccggcctccaccatcctttgaggcagataattccacagactcacaactctctgtgtgaaagtgttttctcatctccgtgcTAAATGGCTCACCACTTATTcctaaaccgtggcccctggttctggactcccccaacattgggaacacgtttcctgcctctagtgtgtccaaacccttaataatcttatgtttcaataagataccctctcatccttctaaattcgagagtatacaagcccagccgctccattctctcagcatacgacagtcctgccatcccgggaattaaccttgtgaaccaacgctgcactccctcaatagcaagaatatctttcctcaaatttggggaccaaaactgcacacaatactccaggtgtggtctcactaggcctttgtacaactgcagaaggatctctttgctcctatactcaactcctcttgttatgaaggccaacataccattcactttcttcactgcctgctgtacctgcatgcttactttcattgactgatgaacagggacccccggatcctgttgtacttccccttttcccaacttgacacaatttagataataatctgccttcctgtttttgctatctattcctttcatgatcttatacacctctaagatgacccctcattctcctgcaccccaaaaaacaaagtcctagcctgatcatcttctccctagagctcagaccctcaagtcctggcaaaattcttataaatcttctctcaactctttccagcttaacacatctttcctataacagggtgaccaaaactgaacacaatattccaaatgtagcctcacccaacatcttgtacaaaagATCTCTCCAGATCTACCCTGCCAAGACACCTCAGGATCATTTACATTTAAATCATCCCCTCTCGCTCTTCTAAATTTGAGATCCAAGCTGAGCTTGTCTGCCAGGTATTAATCAAGTAAATCTCCTGTGCACACATTCTTCTAGCCTTATCATTCTCTCCCAAGTAATGAGACTATTTCATACCCCATGCTCAAGCTGTGATCTCTCCAATGGCCCATTTAAATGAAGTATGACTTCCcttttttgtactaaattcctTGTAGTAAAGTTTTCAgttttcctaattacttgctgtaTGCGTTTGGTGATTCGTGAACTAGAACACCCAGATCCCTCAgcattttttttaaccatttaGATAATTTTTCACCTGCCAAATTAGACAGTTTCACACGAAGCTGCACAGACCAAACATGGGGTAGTTTACAGAAATGAAGAGTCACAATTAAAATCTACAAATCAGAGCAGATTAACTAGctggcaatatttttttttaattcacactCAGTGATGTTTAGAAATAAGCTGTCTCTTTAAATAAGGAGGCAGACTGGGTCACAATGGCAGGATGGAACCTTTAATACACCGTAATCCCTCAATGCGTAAAATTTCAGCATGGTTTAATTAGATAATCAACTTTTTATCACCTTAAACTCTAATCAGGAGAGCATGTTCAAGTAACTTTGAAATGAATGAAATTGCAAAAGAGTAAAACTTAATTTTCTTTTAGATCGAATCGTACGACAGTGAATGTGGTTTACAATTAATACACCGTATTTCGAGAATTATTGAGCAAAATCTAatcataatttttaaaaaaagcaatgcATGTGCTGGTGCAGGGCTGTATGTGTAAAGCAGTTACACATCTTCAACTTAGGCAGCAAGTATATTTTGCTCCATAAATTGCTGCAAGATATCAGACAACTTCATAAGCCCTATCACCAGGAACCACATTTGACCATAACATTGTATTCCAGCACCAACTTAATCACTGTGTAATAGAACAGGTGATAAGGATACATACTTGTAGGCAACTAAATTCCAATCCCTCCATGTGCATAAGCTACTGATGAAATCCTCCTTCACAGAAGGAAGATAAAAGTAAATCCCACTGCTACCTTCTCCTGTTTTAAACAGTAAAAACAGGTCACCGTACTACCATTTCCTTTGGTACAAAAATCAGTGGCCTGCAGTAAATTCCATTTTAAAAAGCACTTAATAATTACCATTGGAGGGGGTTTGATTTGTCAGCTGAAGTCTTGCTTGTCGTCTCTCAAGTGCAAGCTGTTTGTTCCTCTCGATCTGAAGCTGTTGTTCCTCAGAGAGTGCATTGGAGCCTGGAGTTGATTTTGAAACTGGCTGGCTGGGCATTGCATCGAATGGAGTTTCAAAATCATCCGTTTGGACCCTGTCCTCACTCTCCAGAACTGTAAATACAAACGGTTTATTTCAGAGGATTTTTGCTTGTCAATTTATCACAAATCTCCAATTAATTCTCTGCAAGCCTTCATGACTTTATCTGAATGTTAACCGAAGTAGATATCAGGAAATGTTAAGTGTTAATCTGTTATGGCAGCAACAAAATGCCACCACTCATTTCCCATTGCAGTTTGCTATCACATTCAGTAAAGGAAAATGCAAAAAGTCAGAATATGTATAAATGTAGTAGGACTGTTTAACTCAGCTATGATGCACTCAGAGCAAAAAGCCCACGAAAATTCAAGGATTTACTTAATACCTCCTTTGGAAGATAACAGAACCTACCTAGTGACTTCAGACAAAGTTGGCAGTAGAGCAGAGAAATATAAATTGTAGTAATGGATCACTGCAAGTTTTGGTGGATAGAGATAGGAGTTAAATCTGCAGGAATCCATAAAGAAACAAAAATCCCTGGCCATCCCTATTTTTTTGAGAATTGCTGGATGTGAGGACAGTATTTTAGAATTTATAAATTGGTTTCTGCTCATCTGTTTATGTAAGAAAGTGGGGTGAAGATTTCTGGTGCACATTGGAAAGAGTTCTTTGTCGGTAATAAGGTTCGGGAAAAGGGCAGGAGAAACAATAGCCCTGAATTTGTGGGGAAATGTCATCAGCATTTCTGCACAAAACACATGTCCCAAATCCTTTGACCTGTTGTTATTGACTGTGCCCAAACACCAAACTATTCTGAGTGCAGCAAATGCTATGCAAAATGGGTGGAATGATTGCTTTTGATTGAGTATTGGGTCAATTAGAATGGAGGGCGTTAATTCATTTTAACCCAATTTTGaatgcaaaatatattttaacagccAGTTAATGTAGTGGCTTAAACAGATTACATTTTTGGGTGGGCTTAATTCTATCAACAACCTCTTTGACATATCACCATCACTCCTCACTTATCACCCATGTACCCAATTACATTGCAGaagaatataaagtgctggagtaacccagcgggtcaggcagcatctccgagtaCATAGATAGATGACGGTTCCAGTCAAGACCCTTTTCAggatctgaagatgggtttcgaaccacatccatgttctccagggatgccgcatgattggctgagttactccagcactttggatcattttgtgtattaaccagcatctgcagttctttatttctacattgtAGAAGACCACGTCAACAAGCAGATCCTCACTGCACAGGATTAAACTTGCTGCCAATGTCAAATTCTaagctgtttcttgtttttttttaattaaaaagatTGAATCCTCCATTAGAAATTGTGATTGAAGAAAAGGGCCATATTATTATTTAATGATGAGTAAATAAAGGATCTTATAAGCACAAAGGTGAACATTCATAATACTATCTCGGGCTAACATACCCACCTCCATGCTACCATTTACACAGAAGATCGGGGttggtatatatacacacaccttgAAAAACTCTATCCTTGCTGTCCGAGTCAACATGCAAATAACCACTTTCGGCAATGTTTTTATGAACAGGCAATAACAACAGTGTTTCCTTAATGGAGAAATAATACACAAGCAGGTTGACTGATGCCCTTCAGGGGGGAGATCTGTCTTTACCCAGTCTGGACAGTAGTGTGTGACAAGACCCATTAATCTCCAGAAGTAACTCAAAATTAAGCTGGTCTTGAAGTTTTACATATAGCCAGTTCCGGGAACCCaactggggtggggagaggggaaagatttattctaCTGTTTAATCCTGCACAACATACTGTATTGGATACAAATCAGCATGATAATCTCTTGTCAGATTGCGAGAATGTGTATAGTTCAACAACCACTTTTACACACTACACAGGAAGGACAATCTTTTATCACTTatttaaaggaaataacattacaTCATTAAAAGTATAGTGGAAAAAGCTGCACGTACAGTGCCCTCAAtaagacccaccatttatttatttgcctcggtactccacaatttgagatttgtaattgaaaaacatcacgtggttaaagtgcacattgtcagattttaataaaggccatttttatacattttggtttcaccatgtagacattacagctgtgtttatacatagtccccccatttcagagcaccatcatgtttgggacacatggcttcacaggtgtttgtaattgctcaagtgtgtttaattgcctccttaatgcagatataagagagctctcagcacctagtcttttcatcagctttggaaacatttattgctgtttatcaacatgagggccaaagttgtgccaatgaaagtcaaagacgccattatgagactgagaaacaagaataaaactgttagagacatcagtcaaaccttcggcttaccaaaaccaactgtttGTAACATTAAGaaagaacactggtgagcttactaatcacaaagggactggcaggccaaggaagacctccacagctaatgACCAAAgaactctctataataaagaaaaatcgccAAACACCTgtttgacagatcagaaacactcttcaggagtcaggtgtggatttgccaaTGACCACTCTGCAGAGAACGTCATGAACAGAAattcagaggctacactgcaagatgcaaaccactggttagctgcaaaaataggatggccaggctaCAGTAtgacaagaagtacttaaaggagcaactacagttctggaaaaagatcttgtggacagatgagacgaagatgaacttatattagagtgatggcaagagcaaagtatggaggagagaaggaactgcccaagatccaaaacataccatctcctctgtgaaacactgcagtgggggtgttatggcctgggcattgtcttgcctttaataaaatctgacaacgtgcacattatccacatgtgattttttctattacaaatttcaaattgtagagtacagaggcaaataaatatatgatgggtctttgtcccaaacattatggagagcactgtgacTCAGCCACCACAAGCCTTTCAGCTTGGAGCCATCATTCATGTGCAATTCGTAAAATGATTTGAGATAATGACCAGACCCGTTTTCATGACCACCCCTATCCAAAACAAAACTGAATTACAGATGTTAACCTGGGTTTACATTACACAACTTTGAGAATTATCCAAACAATGcacaattggcagccccgccaacagtctgtctattTTTccgactttattttattttttagtgtgtgttaaaagtttgtgtaaatgttctccggtttgttttatgtggggggagggggtcgaaGGAAACTTTTctccagtttcttaccttgccggagatgcaattgttttctgggtcacatctccggtcactctgcggccttccatcaatggagctggaagcctcctcgggctgacttgggccccaccgcggggcaagGACTTAACATCGGacctgatcccttgcctgggatcgctccaacctcgatctgcaaacttaccatcaagagctcgcagtctcgggagaggctagtcgggagctccaatgaccCAAAggctcaaccagccccgacccggggtccgatcgccggtgcgggggagctgacatcccccgatgcaggagctgatcgccccgatgcggagggcccaaacgccgccgaccACGGGAATGAAGATCACCCCGTCAActaaggctcaaggcccccgaccgcgggagagcattgaagggaagagatttgaactttttttcgccttctatcactgtgaggaatatggaggagtcactTTGGTGTTAAAATGTAtactgttaaaatgtattttgtgtgttctgttgctttttatttgtgtgactgacttggcaaatgaaattcctcgtatggtgCAAAACacagctaataaagtattattgtgattgtacaAGATAAAACTTCAGCATCAGACACAATTTGATTCAAAGCTAGATTTTCTCTATGGCAGCTCCCAAATAGCGTGCTGTTGTTTTCCAAGGGACACAATACTTTTACAAATATTTTGAACATCAATCAGAAAACAAAAGCACTTGCCTTCATTCGATGTAAAGTCTTCATTAGTTATAGGTATATCAAGTCGAATTTTCTTCAAACAGGTCTGAAATGCAAATTCAAATTTTACTAAATGTTGCAAGTTACTGGCCTGAAATAATTAATGACCCCACCTTTTCTCCACAAGACGTCATTCTTCACTTAATGAAtattttagttcagaaatactgtCCAAGTATAAGTAAAAATGAACAAATGCAGGAATGGTGCTAGGAACTGGATTGCTTAATGTCACATGCCACAAGATCCAATTGTCATGAAAAGCAAAACTTTAATGGGAAGTAGGGACTTGCTCTGCAAATTGAAAGTCGGGAATCTTCCGTGTATCTCACATACTTTTCCTAGCGGAAGACCAAAGAAACTGTTGGTTGCTATACCGAGGCTGTTCATTCGCCTTCACAGTCCTATCAGAATTCTGGTGATGACTTTGTGAAATTATGTACAAGGAGATTGCCCTTGACCTTAATGGCAAAGGGTTTGAGAATAGCTGCAACTACTGTACATTATATCAATTTAGCTGGTGAAATTGAATTGGGAATATTAACACATTTGCCAATGGAAAATGTTTACATAGAGCCATTACCAAAAGCACAAAAACAAGTCACAAGTTTGTAGACAAATAACATTCAGAAGTTGTCTCTAGTTCGAGGAAGGTTTGTACCAATCACACAAGTGTGGACTCAGAGGTCCCTCTGCATTTCACAAACGTAAAATATTTAAATGCTaaacatttgaaataaaagcaaagttCTGGAGATAGCAGGTTGTGCTACATCTGTGGAGGTTTCAGGTTGACCTTTCATGGAATCTGATAAGGTAATGAATTTGAAACATTAGCACTCATTTCAATGCGCAGTGCATTatcaaaagagaaaacaaaacaagttAGCCTGCTGGTTAATGAGTTTCAAAATAAACACAGATCAAGGGCAGATTTGTTCATGTTACTTCCAATGAAACCCAAATGtgtaaatacagtgccctccataatgtttgggacaaagacccatcatttatttatttgcctcagtactccacaatttgagatttgtaatagaaaaaaatcctatgtggttaaagtgcacattgtcagatttaattaaagggtatttttttatacattttggtttcaccatgtagaaaactAACAGCTAACAGAGGTCAAGCATCTGTTGTCCATGGTC
The genomic region above belongs to Leucoraja erinacea ecotype New England chromosome 33, Leri_hhj_1, whole genome shotgun sequence and contains:
- the tipin gene encoding TIMELESS-interacting protein, whose translation is MNDPLENGLFGIRDNDELEDEIFPPLPPPSSPGQLGYGEALADGEEEAGTQSKEPVVLRKHVKKPQPKLDAQRLTSDRGLPALRNLFDSVQFKGKGHESEDVKTLLWHMEHWAHRLYPKLQFEQFIGKVETLGNKKEVQTCLKKIRLDIPITNEDFTSNEVLESEDRVQTDDFETPFDAMPSQPVSKSTPGSNALSEEQQLQIERNKQLALERRQARLQLTNQTPSNDQGDSQCPSQSMEPNKKMVLDPDMFEDENVKSKASEEVTKTALSEPLGEFQIPTEISPAVKIQKDLTVIDKAIDSFESTDNSETTESH